ATACACGTGATACTTTAGCCAATAATATAGATAGATAATTACTAAATGTAAGGTTCGTTAAATTGTACATAGGGTATACTAGAATCAGCCATAAAGATCACGAACGAACCACCATCTGGAATTCAAGCGAATATTCACAAAGCGTTGGATAACTTTACCCAGGAAACTTTGGAGTCCTGCAGCAAGGAAACCGAATTCAAAGCAATATTATTTGCACTTTGTTATTACCACGCTGTACTTGCAGAACGTAGAAAATTTGGGGCGCAAGGGTGGAATAGGGTAAGTGACTTTAAATCTTAATGGATCATATgatgttaaattaaaaattatggaTCGAAGATTTGTAACTGTTGCAACAATGAGAGAAAGCAGAAAACAATATTTACGTTATCTTGTGTAATGtaataacttcaaattaataCTCTTTAAcagattttttattaattataagacATATTTGGAATATATCTCGCAAATGTGATATATTATGTtgtcccataagttcgttccgttttttgagtggttatatatgttaagattgtttagatacctttcagtttcatgaaaaaatgtaatccccctctcgttgtacaacttcttcccatttttcaagtgcattggtcccttatcgccgtatgtttataaatcgacacatgaaatatatacacaaaagtcggcacgaacttatgggatgacctaatagtttAAAACATACTATAACTGTCTTCCTTGTAACCTGCAATCAAATTAGGAAAAACTACTAATAAGATAAAGCATTACTTTTTATTAGTGATGATATTAGCAAAGTTCGTACATTATATTCTTTAATAATTGCTTTTTTTTAGTCAATAtatgttttaataataaattattaaataatttagaacGTACCCAAGCACAAATAgcaattaaacaaatttctctGTTACTATGTTATTAATCGtcgttaaaaaattacatttacatacatacatatacaatttatgtatgtatagtgtacatgtattgtatacatatgtatgtatattatatatgtcgaagataaaagaacaccggaaccttccctttggaactttgggaagatccctCAATACtgtatccccactacgcacgcgttcGTTAGACTTTCGCGACCGCGGTCACGCACGCCTTTTTTCGAGTGTTTGGCGAAAGGACCGTAGGGATATCCATGGCTCATTAAGCCTGTCGACGCTTACCCTTCGTCGTGACCTTGCTTATGTTTTGTCGGTCTCTCGTAAACAGTCTATCAACGGTGGTATACCATGTACCGatgaaaccgttggaaagttttttGCTGTCGAATGCCGCTATATATCACTTTGGATAATTATTATAACATAAGCGATTTTTCAAGGTAATAAtacaatttcaatttaatttttatttgaaaagtaAATCTTTCACTTTATAGAAGTTTATAAACTCTAATAAAAAGATTAATGATTTTCGCACACACttatgtttctttaaatattctatttctttgaccatcaaatacaaataaaaaaatcactTATTTCAGCCAACGCTCATACCGCGCTGAGTGCACTCGTTCTCGTTCCCACCCCTCCCCGCCAGTCCCCCACCCCTCCCCGCCagtcccagtccatcccctcccagcccctccctaacaggctagcgaactgtcctgtttttgcgtccaggctttcaggacataaattaaaatatcgtacataagcacagcgcaacagcggcttaattttattttatttaacaataacaataataatcttaaaaaaaaaaagagaaaagaatgt
The Bombus affinis isolate iyBomAffi1 chromosome 17, iyBomAffi1.2, whole genome shotgun sequence genome window above contains:
- the LOC126926356 gene encoding dynein axonemal heavy chain 9-like, with protein sequence MEQCSENPHDDYRLFISAEPSPDPHESIIPQGILESAIKITNEPPSGIQANIHKALDNFTQETLESCSKETEFKAILFALCYYHAVLAERRKFGAQGWNRVSDFKS